The following coding sequences lie in one Glycine max cultivar Williams 82 chromosome 19, Glycine_max_v4.0, whole genome shotgun sequence genomic window:
- the LOC100789862 gene encoding serine/arginine-rich splicing factor RS2Z32 isoform X2, whose protein sequence is MPRYDDKYGNTRLYVGHLSSRTRSRDLERAFSRYGRVRGVDMKNDFAFVDFSDPRDADDARYNLDGRDVDGSRIIVEFAKGAPRGSREYLGRGPPPGSGRCFNCGLDGHWARDCKAGDWKNKCYRCGERGHIERNCKNSPKKLRRGRSYSRSPVRSRSPHRGRSRDRSYSRDRSYSRSRSPVRREESPVREDRSQSPDHKNSPQPSKTRKHSPSPDRSPQKRGDTSPDNDRLSRSPARDPEDRGYDSPKVNGRSGSPSCSPRDDDRSPIDDDNNHRHSPRGSESP, encoded by the exons ATGCCTCGCTATGATGATAAATACGGCAATACCCGCCTCTATGTGGGACACTTGTCTTCGAGGACTCGTTCCCGTGATCTGGAGCGTGCCTTTAGCAGATATGGAAG AGTTCGAGGTGTGGATATGAAGAATGATTTCGCTTTTGTT GATTTTAGTGATCCTCGAGATGCTGATGATGCAAGATATAACCTGGATGGTCGGGATGTTGATGGAAGTCGGATTATTGTGGAATTTGCAAAAGGG GCTCCTCGTGGGTCCCGGGAATATTTGGGGCGAGGTCCTCCTCCTGGCTCTGGACGCTGCTTCAATTGTGGCCTTGATGGCCATTGGGCACGGGATTGCAAAGCTGGGGATTGGAAGAATAAGTGTTACCGCTGTGGGGAGAGAGGACATATAGAAAGGAACTGCAAGAACAGCCCCAAAAAATTGAG GCGAGGACGGAGTTATTCACGCTCACCAGTCAGGTCACGTTCACCTCATCGCGGCAGAAGCCGTGATCGCAGTTACAGCCGAGATCGCAGCTACAG TCGATCACGATCCCCTGTCAGAAGAGAAGAAAGCCCTGTTCGGGAAGATAGGTCACAAAGCCCTGATCACAAAAATAGTCCTCAGCCCTCCAAGACAAGGAAGCATAGTCCATCACCTGACCGTAGCCCACAGAAAAGAGGTGACACATCTCCCGACAATGATAGGTTGAGTAGAAGCCCTGCAAGGGACCCTGAAGATAGGGGCTATGACAGCCCTAAAGTTAATGGTCGTAGTGGCAGCCCTAGCTGTAGCCCCAGGGATGATGACAGGAGCCCCATTGACGATGACAACAACCACCGCCACTCGCCAAGAGGCAGCGAGTCACCTTAA
- the LOC100789862 gene encoding serine/arginine-rich splicing factor RS2Z32 isoform X1: MPRYDDKYGNTRLYVGHLSSRTRSRDLERAFSRYGRVRGVDMKNDFAFVDFSDPRDADDARYNLDGRDVDGSRIIVEFAKGAPRGSREYLGRGPPPGSGRCFNCGLDGHWARDCKAGDWKNKCYRCGERGHIERNCKNSPKKLSTRRGRSYSRSPVRSRSPHRGRSRDRSYSRDRSYSRSRSPVRREESPVREDRSQSPDHKNSPQPSKTRKHSPSPDRSPQKRGDTSPDNDRLSRSPARDPEDRGYDSPKVNGRSGSPSCSPRDDDRSPIDDDNNHRHSPRGSESP; the protein is encoded by the exons ATGCCTCGCTATGATGATAAATACGGCAATACCCGCCTCTATGTGGGACACTTGTCTTCGAGGACTCGTTCCCGTGATCTGGAGCGTGCCTTTAGCAGATATGGAAG AGTTCGAGGTGTGGATATGAAGAATGATTTCGCTTTTGTT GATTTTAGTGATCCTCGAGATGCTGATGATGCAAGATATAACCTGGATGGTCGGGATGTTGATGGAAGTCGGATTATTGTGGAATTTGCAAAAGGG GCTCCTCGTGGGTCCCGGGAATATTTGGGGCGAGGTCCTCCTCCTGGCTCTGGACGCTGCTTCAATTGTGGCCTTGATGGCCATTGGGCACGGGATTGCAAAGCTGGGGATTGGAAGAATAAGTGTTACCGCTGTGGGGAGAGAGGACATATAGAAAGGAACTGCAAGAACAGCCCCAAAAAATTGAG CACCAGGCGAGGACGGAGTTATTCACGCTCACCAGTCAGGTCACGTTCACCTCATCGCGGCAGAAGCCGTGATCGCAGTTACAGCCGAGATCGCAGCTACAG TCGATCACGATCCCCTGTCAGAAGAGAAGAAAGCCCTGTTCGGGAAGATAGGTCACAAAGCCCTGATCACAAAAATAGTCCTCAGCCCTCCAAGACAAGGAAGCATAGTCCATCACCTGACCGTAGCCCACAGAAAAGAGGTGACACATCTCCCGACAATGATAGGTTGAGTAGAAGCCCTGCAAGGGACCCTGAAGATAGGGGCTATGACAGCCCTAAAGTTAATGGTCGTAGTGGCAGCCCTAGCTGTAGCCCCAGGGATGATGACAGGAGCCCCATTGACGATGACAACAACCACCGCCACTCGCCAAGAGGCAGCGAGTCACCTTAA
- the LOC100789337 gene encoding serine/arginine-rich splicing factor RS2Z32 isoform X1, which translates to MPRYDDKYGNTRLYVGRLSSRTRSRDLERVFSRYGRIRGVDMKNDFAFVEFSDPRDADDARYSLDGRDVEGSRIIVEFAKGGPRGSRENLGRGLPPGSGRCFNCGIDGHWARDCKAGDWKNKCYRCGERGHIEKNCKNSPKKSSRHGRSLSRSPVRSHSPRRGRSRDRSYSRDRNYSRSRSPVRRERSPVSEDRSQSPEPSKIRKHSTSPDQSSPRKRGDPAPGNDRLATLQDGSDYSDGPRGKSRSPASPARDHDEGNYDSPKASGRSHSPSRSPREDDRSPIDEDDDNNRRSGSP; encoded by the exons ATGCCTCGCTATGATGATAAATATGGTAATACCCGCCTCTATGTTGGACGCTTGTCTTCGAGGACACGTTCCCGTGACCTGGAGCGTGTCTTCAGCAGATATGGAAG AATTCGAGGTGTAGATATGAAGAATGATTTTGCCTTTGTT GAATTTAGCGATCCTCGGGATGCTGATGATGCTAGATATAGCTTGGATGGTCGTGATGTTGAAGGAAGTCGTATCATTGTGGAATTTGCCAAGGGG GGTCCTCGTGGTTCCCGGGAAAACTTGGGTCGGGGTCTACCTCCTGGATCTGGACGATGCTTTAACTGTGGCATTGATGGTCATTGGGCCCGAGATTGCAAAGCTGGGGATTGGAAGAACAAGTGTTACCGTTGTGGGGAAAGAGGTCATATAGAAAAGAACTGTAAGAACAGTCCCAAAAAGTCGAG CCGACATGGACGGAGTCTTTCACGTTCACCGGTCCGGTCACATTCTCCTCGTCGTGGCAGAAGCCGGGATCGAAGCTACAGCCGAGACCGCAACTACAG CCGATCGAGATCTCCAGTCAGAAGAGAACGAAGCCCAGTTTCTGAAGATAGATCACAGAGTCCTGAGCCCTCCAAGATAAGGAAGCATAGCACATCACCTGATCAAAGCAGCCCACGGAAGAGAGGTGACCCGGCTCCTGGCAATGATAGGTTGGCCACTCTGCAAGATGGGTCTGACTACAGTGATGGTCCTAGAGGGAAAAGTAGAAGCCCTGCTAGCCCTGCAAGGGACCATGATGAGGGCAACTATGATAGCCCTAAAGCTAGTGGGCGTAGCCACAGCCCCAGCAGGAGCCCTAGGGAAGATGACAGGAGCCCcattgatgaagatgatgacaaCAACCGTCGCTCAGGGTCACCTTGA
- the LOC100789337 gene encoding serine/arginine-rich splicing factor RS2Z32 isoform X2 yields the protein MKNDFAFVEFSDPRDADDARYSLDGRDVEGSRIIVEFAKGGPRGSRENLGRGLPPGSGRCFNCGIDGHWARDCKAGDWKNKCYRCGERGHIEKNCKNSPKKSSRHGRSLSRSPVRSHSPRRGRSRDRSYSRDRNYSRSRSPVRRERSPVSEDRSQSPEPSKIRKHSTSPDQSSPRKRGDPAPGNDRLATLQDGSDYSDGPRGKSRSPASPARDHDEGNYDSPKASGRSHSPSRSPREDDRSPIDEDDDNNRRSGSP from the exons ATGAAGAATGATTTTGCCTTTGTT GAATTTAGCGATCCTCGGGATGCTGATGATGCTAGATATAGCTTGGATGGTCGTGATGTTGAAGGAAGTCGTATCATTGTGGAATTTGCCAAGGGG GGTCCTCGTGGTTCCCGGGAAAACTTGGGTCGGGGTCTACCTCCTGGATCTGGACGATGCTTTAACTGTGGCATTGATGGTCATTGGGCCCGAGATTGCAAAGCTGGGGATTGGAAGAACAAGTGTTACCGTTGTGGGGAAAGAGGTCATATAGAAAAGAACTGTAAGAACAGTCCCAAAAAGTCGAG CCGACATGGACGGAGTCTTTCACGTTCACCGGTCCGGTCACATTCTCCTCGTCGTGGCAGAAGCCGGGATCGAAGCTACAGCCGAGACCGCAACTACAG CCGATCGAGATCTCCAGTCAGAAGAGAACGAAGCCCAGTTTCTGAAGATAGATCACAGAGTCCTGAGCCCTCCAAGATAAGGAAGCATAGCACATCACCTGATCAAAGCAGCCCACGGAAGAGAGGTGACCCGGCTCCTGGCAATGATAGGTTGGCCACTCTGCAAGATGGGTCTGACTACAGTGATGGTCCTAGAGGGAAAAGTAGAAGCCCTGCTAGCCCTGCAAGGGACCATGATGAGGGCAACTATGATAGCCCTAAAGCTAGTGGGCGTAGCCACAGCCCCAGCAGGAGCCCTAGGGAAGATGACAGGAGCCCcattgatgaagatgatgacaaCAACCGTCGCTCAGGGTCACCTTGA